ACGTGACCGAGGAGGCGGCGGCCGATTTCGTCGTCGCCGAGAGCCCCTACTCGGCCAGCAAGATCGCCGGCGAGGCCTTCATCTACTCCTATGCCGAATGCTACAAGCTGCCCTATCTCGTCTTCCGGTTCAGCAACGTCTATGGACGCTACGACAACGATATCGAACGGATGGAACGGGTGCTGCCGCTCTTCATGCGGAAGATCTCCCGCGGAGAACTGATCGTCGTCTATGGCAAAGACAAGGTGCTGGACTTCACCTACGTGGACGACTGCATCGCCGGAATCACACGGGGCATTGACGTCCTGGTAGGCCGCAAGGTCACGAATCAGACCATCAACGTCGCATACGGACAGGGTAGTACGCTGGTGGACGCGGTGAATATCATCGCTCTGGCCCTGGGCAAGAAACCCGATGTGCGCTACGAGCCGGCCCGGTCGGGCGAAGTAACCCGCTATGTGGCCGACATCTCCAAGGCCCGCCAACTGCTCGGCTATGAGCCTCAGACCCCGCTGACCGCGGGAATCCCCAAAGCGATCGAATGGGCTCGTCAGCGGGGCGACTTGTAGGAATCCCCCGGGCAAGCAGGGACGCCCCGGACCATCATCTTGCGAATATCGTCGGTCGTGATCTCCATGGCCCGGAGGACGTTGTGCCCCGTGCAGCCTTTCTCGCCGAGCAAGGCCAGCAACAGGTGTAGCGAGCCGATCTGCCAGTTGCCCAGGCCGCGGGCTTCCTCCTGGGCTCGGGCCAGAATGTCCTTGAAGTGCGGGATGCCCGGGAGTCGGCCCATAACCCAAGTCTCATGGAGGCGCTCCTTGATGAGCCGATCCACCTCCTGTCGCGCCCGCTCCTCGGTCAGCCCGCGCGCCGCCAGCATCTTCGCCGCCTCGCCGCTACCTTCCCGCAGCAGGGCGAGGAGAACGTGCTCGGTTCCGACGTACTTCTGCTGGTATTCCTGAGCGATATCCTTGGCGATCTTGAGGACCTGATCCGCCCGCTTGGTCAATACGTACATGGCCTGCTTACCCTCTGCCTAGGGGAGTGACACCCCTTGGCTCCACATCACGCGGACCGTGGGCGTAGATTCCCCGGTCATCGCTCCTCATCGGATGATTTCGGTCTGCACTTGAGTTAGCAGGTCGTCGCCTCGAGGGCCGGGGACGACTGCTGGACGGCCTACTTGGCTTGGCTCGTGTTCTCCGTCTGGCCGTCCAGGCGGCCCGACCAGGCCGTGCCCCGCTGCAGGAGCTGCACGAACTGAGGCAGACGGCAGGCCTTGGCGTCATGTCCCAGGACGATGTTGAAGACCCGCCCCTGGCCGTAGTCCAAGGTCCAGGCGATGGGTTCGGTCTTCTTGCTCCATTCGGAGTAGGCTTCGACCAGCACGTTGATGGGGGTGTCGCCGATCAGCTTGGCATACAGCTCATCGTCGGCCTCGAAATCGGTCAGCCCCTGGGTGATGTAGTGATCCGCATTGGCGACTTTCACCTTGAACGTGCCCCGGGGACCATGACCGGAGCCGTCGACCCAGATCCGCCCGATCAGTTTCCGGTACTCCGCCCATTTGCCCCAAGCCCGGACCGAGAAGTGGAAGGACACCAAGCCCTTCCCGCTCTTGACGAATTTCAGCAGGTTCTCCTTGGCCTGGTCGGTGATTTCCGGGCGTTCCCAGTTGTAGTAGTTGAGCAGGATGACGTCATAACTGGCCAGTACCGAAGACTCCAGGACGGCGGGCTCCTCGCTGACCAGGACCTCGAACTGTCCGGTCTTCTCCAGGGCTTCGCGAAGAGCCGGAGTCGTCTCCCGCCAAGGGTGAGCGGGAACGTCACGTCCGGTAACCACTAGGATGCGGCTCAGTCTCTTGGCTTGTGGTTTGTCTGCGGCGACGGCAGTCGTGGCGAATGTGGCGGTCAGGCAGGCGATCCATAGCGTCCATTTCATATCCGGTCTCCCTGATAAGCGGGTGTGGTGGTTGCCCTGGCGTCCCGGTCGCGGGTCGCCGAAGGCAGGAGAAATTATATCTGTGGCCGGCCCGACCCCCAAGAGCTCAAGCTCGGGGTGCGATTTTTCCGTAAATAGACTGTACACATCCAGCCGGGGGGGTATAATACCCCTACGGTTGGTACGTCGATGTGAGTCGGGTACGAGACGTGGAAAGAACAAGTCCGGATCGTGTTCTCAGTCGCCTTCCTACCAGTATTGGGCCGAGACGGCGGCCCCTTTCATATCAGACCCGGAAAGCAAAAAGCGGGTCCAGAGAAGCCCTCGGACAGGAGATCTCACGATGGGCACGAAGTTGTATGTTGGTAACTTGCCTTACAGTGTCAGCAGCTCCGATCTGGAGCACCTTTTCGCTCCGCACGGCACCGTGCAGAGCGCGGAGGTGATCAGCGATCGCATGACTGGCAGGAGCAAGGGTTTTGGCTTCGTCGAGATGGGCTCTGATGAGGAAGCCCAGGCGGCGATCACAGCCCTCAATGGTCAGGACCACAATGGTCGGCCTCTGACCGTCAACGAAGCGAAGCCGCGAGAGAGTCGCGGTCCTGGTGGCGGCGGCCGCGGTGGCTACGGGGGTGGCCGCGGCGGCGGCGGAGGCGGCGGAGGCGGCGGAGGCGGCCGTGGCGGCTACGGCGGTGGTCGCGGCATGCGCTGATTCCTTCTCTCTCATCCATGAACACGAAAAGGCCACGCATCTCGATGCGTGGCCTTCTCTTTGGCTCTCGGTTCCCCGATTCCGGGCGACTCTTGCCCCTCGGTCGATCCACTCAGCGAGCGGGCACACCCCTCAAGATCCGGCGAATGGCATCCCGGCACTGCCGGCTATGGGCATTGTCGGCGAACAGCACCGTCGACGAGAAGACACAGAAACCCCGGCCCCACGCCTGGGCTTGCCGGACCTGATCGGCCACCGCCTTGGCCGTCTTGCGATCCGGCACCGAAAGGCTGATTCCAGGGGCGATCCACGCCCCACCCGTGGCTTGCAGCCACTCGCTTTGGCGACGCTGGAAAGCCGGCAGGTTGTCGGTGTAGTTCATCACGAACACCAGGTCCACCAGGCTCTGCATCAGCCAGGCAGGAGCATCTTGAAAGAAGTCCTGACGGGCACGCTCCATATCCGGAAGGCAGGCGGCGGTGAGGCGCACGCCCGGACGCGTGTGGTTCATCGCGATGCGAAGCTGCCAGACGAGCTGGGTGACCTGCTGGGTGCGCCAGCGATTCCATGACGCCCGGTCCTGTTCCGGACGTTTGCCGGTCGCTTGGGCGTACAGACCGAGCGTACGCCGGTCGCGAGGGTAATCGCTACCCCTCGGGGCCTCGTCCAACGGTATCCGGATGTAGTCGAGATGCAGGCCGTCCACCGGATAACGCCGCACGATGTCGGTGAACACCTTGACCAGGTACTCGCGCACCTCGGGCAGACACGGGTTCAGACTGAGGTAGAATCGTCCGCTCAACGGTTGGCGCCGTCCCTGCTCATCTTGCAGAAACCACTCCGGATGCGTGTTGTAGAGTTGACGGGCGTCGGCCGGAGGCGCATCACCGTGCCATGCGGGCATCACGTTCACCCAGGCGTGCAGAGCCATGCCCCGGCGGTGAGCCTCCGTGCAGGCCACCGCCAGGGGGTCGAACGGCGGAGGCTTGCCCCGGTATTCCTCGTCCCACGGTTCGTAGGGCGATTCATAGTACGCGGTCGCGTTGCCGCGAACCTGGAAGA
This portion of the Phycisphaerae bacterium genome encodes:
- a CDS encoding NAD(P)-dependent oxidoreductase, whose protein sequence is MRVLITGSSGQIGTNLALALMERGDKVVGIDRRPNAWTDRIAACQLDLLTAKVADLPKGPFDVVVHLAAHAKVFELVQSPSRALENVTMNFAILDYARQNRIPFIFGSSREVYGDIHRHVTEEAAADFVVAESPYSASKIAGEAFIYSYAECYKLPYLVFRFSNVYGRYDNDIERMERVLPLFMRKISRGELIVVYGKDKVLDFTYVDDCIAGITRGIDVLVGRKVTNQTINVAYGQGSTLVDAVNIIALALGKKPDVRYEPARSGEVTRYVADISKARQLLGYEPQTPLTAGIPKAIEWARQRGDL
- a CDS encoding RNA-binding protein translates to MGTKLYVGNLPYSVSSSDLEHLFAPHGTVQSAEVISDRMTGRSKGFGFVEMGSDEEAQAAITALNGQDHNGRPLTVNEAKPRESRGPGGGGRGGYGGGRGGGGGGGGGGGGRGGYGGGRGMR
- a CDS encoding ThuA domain-containing protein; its protein translation is MKWTLWIACLTATFATTAVAADKPQAKRLSRILVVTGRDVPAHPWRETTPALREALEKTGQFEVLVSEEPAVLESSVLASYDVILLNYYNWERPEITDQAKENLLKFVKSGKGLVSFHFSVRAWGKWAEYRKLIGRIWVDGSGHGPRGTFKVKVANADHYITQGLTDFEADDELYAKLIGDTPINVLVEAYSEWSKKTEPIAWTLDYGQGRVFNIVLGHDAKACRLPQFVQLLQRGTAWSGRLDGQTENTSQAK
- a CDS encoding Clp protease N-terminal domain-containing protein yields the protein MYVLTKRADQVLKIAKDIAQEYQQKYVGTEHVLLALLREGSGEAAKMLAARGLTEERARQEVDRLIKERLHETWVMGRLPGIPHFKDILARAQEEARGLGNWQIGSLHLLLALLGEKGCTGHNVLRAMEITTDDIRKMMVRGVPACPGDSYKSPR
- a CDS encoding family 10 glycosylhydrolase, which translates into the protein MVAPPDPLKVWPPQALWLVRRAWQSPADITSVMQQCQEAGFNTVLFQVRGNATAYYESPYEPWDEEYRGKPPPFDPLAVACTEAHRRGMALHAWVNVMPAWHGDAPPADARQLYNTHPEWFLQDEQGRRQPLSGRFYLSLNPCLPEVREYLVKVFTDIVRRYPVDGLHLDYIRIPLDEAPRGSDYPRDRRTLGLYAQATGKRPEQDRASWNRWRTQQVTQLVWQLRIAMNHTRPGVRLTAACLPDMERARQDFFQDAPAWLMQSLVDLVFVMNYTDNLPAFQRRQSEWLQATGGAWIAPGISLSVPDRKTAKAVADQVRQAQAWGRGFCVFSSTVLFADNAHSRQCRDAIRRILRGVPAR